The DNA window agtaatttccaggagttatctcaccttctgagtagcctctgagccttcattatatcacttacataagacttttaaaatcattttgatagtaggctattatagctaatatagacacttacattgtgtgttgccttcattataagacttatatacggcttttcattttttacggctccagacagatttgttttttgtatttttggtccaatatggctctttcaacgttttgggttgctgacccctgccttaGAAAAAAATCTTCTTTTATGGTCATTGTGATAAGTCAGTTGAAGGCCTTTGGTCATAAATGACTTCTCCCTTATAGAAAGCTTATGGAGGGCTGCGAGCTCTGTCACCAGCCGGCTCTCCACTGTCCTCCCCGAGCAAACACGGCGATCGCTTCATTCCTTCGCGGGCCGGAGCCAACTGGAGCGTCAACTTCCACCGCATTAATGTGAGTGTGCGGCATAACGCAACCACAGGGGCAGGCTGTCAGTCGCATATTTGTCAAAGCCCCTTTGGAGCTGATGGTTAATGCTGTGCTCAATCAAGTGTAAAGCCTCACTTGATGAAGCGTAATGTGTCTGTGTTGTTTTGGCACAGGAAATTGAGAAGTCACACAATCAGAACAGGAAAACGAAAGATGGCACCGCAGACAGCAACAAAGGTAAAGCATGGATGTGATGCAGTCGTTCCCACATCACTGGGTTTGCATAATTGTAACATGTTGTTTTTTGGTAAGTTAACATTTGAAAATAAGGCAAATTAACAGGGAAATATTTGGGGACTAAGATGTGCATTCACTTCATTATAGTGTCTGAATTTCACTAGTGCAATAATTTCTTCCTTTTTTTCATCCAataaaataccatatttttcggataactaaggcgcactgccgttgagcgggtctattcaggtctttttcattgaaaaggcgcaccggactataaggcccattaaaggggtcatattatgatattgttctaaattgaaaacactgtggtccacataacatgtaccgagtgtgtgtgtgactatttttactttaatggtggttctttggtcaaaatgatgcatagattatgttttacagaccatcgtcaagacgctttctgacagtctcttcaggatgcgccgttttgtgggcggtcttatttacgtggctcaccttcgacagcatcttctccccgtcatctttgttgtagccgtgtagcgtgcaaggacgggagtggaagaagtgtcaaaagatggagctaaatgTTTAGGACCTGAGTTAGAAACTATTTAATAAACACATGGGTCACCCTATTATAATTACATCAGAACACCAATGAATCATCTCACACACTTAGGCGACGCCATTAATGCTTCAAATATATCTCTTCAAGCGCAGGAAAAATAACATTGCAATGACTTCTGCACCAATAGCAAGCGGCAGAGACACTAGCATTACTGATGGACAAAACAGAAAGCAGAAAGGAGACTTTCAAAGTAAAaagtttcaaaataagagtctggtTGCAATGAATTCTTAAAAGATAGCGGCAAATCCATTTGTGCCAGTCCCACTGTATTTGTGGCGAGCCATCcaaaataaatgaatgtttgagaaacacatgcagctgagataggctccagcacccccgtgaccccgaacgggacaagcggtagaaaatggatggatgtattcgtTGAAGGTTTTTGACAGGCAATACGACTGACCTGCTATTGGTTCCAATTTGGAAATCTTTTTTCCCCATGAAAAAAAATGGAACTGTTTTCGTCGTGCAATACAATACAATCATAATTTATTGTATTTAAGAAATGTAGTTCAGTTTTGAAACCAACCAAAATTCtggagaagataatacaaatgatTGTGAGTATTCACCACAGATGATGATGACAAAAACGACGAGTATGAGGAAAGTGATTGAAGGTAAAAGTGTGTCCTCAGTACGATATAGCCAATGGGAAGACATCAATACAGCACATTATTACTTGTTACATCATTTTATAATCTTTTTAGTTTTTATGCTTTGAGAACATATTCATTAGCCATACAGTAATTTAACATTTTTCcatgatgtacagtacaggccaaaagtttggacacaccttctcatttcaatgcgttttctttattttcatgactatttacattgtagattgtcactgaaggcatcaaaactatgacacctgaagtgaaaactatttcaggtgagaatgccaagagtgtgcaaagcagtaatcagagcaaagggtggctattttgaagaaactagaatataaaacacgttttcggttatttcaccttagtacataactccacatgtgttcattcatagttttgatgccttcagtgacaatctacaatgtaaataattatgaaaataaagaaaacacattgaatgagaaggtgtgtccaaacttttggcctgtactgtacgctTTCCCACGTCTCAATAATTTCCTTTTTCAGCCCCATAGTCATCATCACGTTCCTCTCTGGCTTCTATCAGTGGTAAAATACTATTGCCAGGTCAAGTCTTATGATGCTCACTGATCTGAGGTATGCCTACAGTGGACATAATTGGTCCGCATATTTGTAGCTTGGTTTGACATTTTAAACAGCAATATCTAACTCGGTTGTATTGCGTGACAAGGTTTATTCCTCTGTGCTGTATGCTTGACTTGTTATCACTGCTCATTTCCACACAATCAAATGTATTCTTTTGAATGGGTTGCCACGCTTACCGTACACAGACTTAAGAAGTAGAGTGACTATTCAGTGATCTTCCTGGGAAAATACGGGCTTTGAATGAATTTGTGTGCGTTTGCACTTCTCTGCCCTCAGCCGACGGTCTTGCTTACTCTGCACTGCTGAAAAACGAGCTTCTAGGAGCCGGCATAGACAAAGTCCAGGACCCCCAGTCTGAGGATCGCCGTCTGCAGCCATCCACTCCCATCCGGAGAAGCCTTTTTAACGTAAACTACTATTCTGTATTTGTTGTTTAGCTTGGCATATTTACGTAAAATATCTGCTTGTATTTTGTAGTATTCGTTAAGTACTAAGAGATCTCTTGAAGAAGATGGGAACGCAGTTTCTCCATATTCTTTATCGCCTGTCAGCAGCAACAGGTTGAGCATCAACTTTGTATTAATGTAAGAGGAGAAAATGGTGTGATACTCATGGTATGTTTTGTATTTTGCAGCCAAAAACTGCTGCGCTCGCCACGGAAACCCATGCGCAAGATTTCCAAAATACCGTTTAAAGTTCTGGACGCTCCAGAGCTCCAAGATGATTTCTACCTCAACTTAGTGGACTGGTCCTCTCTCAACGTCCTCAGCGTGGGACTGGGCACTTGTGTGTACCTGTGGAGCGCCTGCACCAGCCAGGTGTGTGTGCTATGAGCTCCCTTGTATTAAAAAGAATACAAAAGAAAATCATATGCAGTGTTCCCTCGTTTAACGCTGGGGTTACGTTCCAAAAAATACTCGCTTTAAGTGAAATACGTGTAGTGCAgacgttaagattttcaatccagcCCACCGGATGttgtacataatttttttagacctttaacatcaaaactgtcgccgccattatgatgtgcagtgctgtttttaaatgaccgtaagtcttgaactatagaaagtatttcaatggtcgaaatctgcgcttttgggtgttataggagttgttacggtaatctacgtcacagcagctcagaccaggaacaaagcagagtgagcggggtttgttttcagagcagccagcccgaaacgcatgtgtcagaaacaaatgcggaagcagatttttacgtgataatatatcatattgtaggtgtttattacactttgcattcatatttttcagttttttacatttttgttgtgttttgcttgattgtaaaagatacacaactatctaggagctggtctgagaaataaaagaggagcgacgttcatatgttgttaatatttagtgttttattgttcatagttaatattgtaaatcccactttctttattttcatgtacattttgggtgtcccattcagtaaaaaactgtaaatttcaattccatttttttgaggcggtctgtcataacgtttttagaattctatcggacattgtgacttttggtattagtgaaaAAAAGGcacccaaacacacacatttacagcagatttttacacctAAATGTgaacatataatttatacacacatacaaattgccccccagacacattttttctctcaatgtggcctatTTTTCCCAGCTCTAGTGTagtaaaagttgatttatttttttcgttTGTGTTTtcgttaattatatatatttttcatttacattatgttttttcatttacagggtgtttttttttcatttacagatttttttgtattctttacagtactgtacagtatatgtatgctcACATCAAACAATTTTGTTAATTAGGCAAGCTGAACGCATTCTGTACTGCGAATCAGGACGCAGAACACAATGCGcgttgtaaaaaaagaaaaaagcatgcgACATTGTAAAAaatgacacacacaaaaaaaatctgtgCAACAGTGAGGCCGCGTAAAGTGAACCGTGTTGTAGTGAGGGAACACTGTATCCAGAAAAGGTATAATACCAATGGAAAATCTAAGGAAGGGGAATTACACATGCAATGTGCAGTTACTACTTAATATTACACTTGGATTTTAAATACGCCCACTTTCTTTTACAAAAAAGTTCAAGACAAAAACAAGATCTGGTAgagtacaataaaaatatatcagaTTTGTGCTTAATTGATTGTCATTATCTTCAAATAGGCATCAGAACTCCTCTTGTCAACCTTTGAAACACTTTATTTTCAACTATATCTGTGTTCCGTACGTCTTGCATCGCTTCAGGTCGCTAGTGTgtatgagtgacaggaagaaaagctcagtATTCTGTTGATTTGCATGCATAAATCTCTAGAATTCCACTCTAGAATTCCAATACAAgacaccaatgttccctctaatttttcaggtgtgtaagcaaacgcaaaaactccttgagcattcagtggccacatgtgcacactgtggccacactagcagcacacctgtctcaaacctaactaaataacaagttaaatgttgtattattataatcaaatgactgtAGTCATTTCCaatagattattttctaatataagtgttttggcccacttacaatgacaataacaaaaactattgtttttcatgagctgtgtactagcattgtatgtctgggtgggtgtACTGCTTTGGAAattatttaagttaagttaaagttaaagtaccaatgattgtcacacacactaggtgtggtgaaatttgtcctctgcatttgacccatccccttgatcaccccctgggaggtgaggggagcagtgggcagcagcggtgccgggcatttgtacccctttcagatatcgcatttagttcccattaaaacattcacatgttgcacaatgagatgtaagcatgggatcatgcgtacattcctgtaactttctgtttgtaaaatatatatttttattagaattttttaaatataataatagcaggccctgcgatgaggcggcgacttgtccagggtgtaccccgccttccgcctgattgtagctgagataggctccagcgaccccaaaagggaataagcggtagaaaatgaatggatggatggatggataataatagcatttcatgattaatatttataaattaagattcactTAAgatacactagaataagcacacatttgattggtaaatcatagtgtaacgacctggaattgcacattttgtgtagtgttggagttgtccgactttttgtgtggctgtaaacgcatcactggctaagtgttgGCGCAAGTCAtaaagagcaagcggctgctgttgatatgacagatgacaaagttggttttgggctggtttgtacagcagaaaatgaccagttttgctcgaTAGAAAATGTTTACCAATGTTTTTGGTCATGTGTATGAAGAGTTTTGCTTGATAAAGCGATCGATGGATTTCATGTCCTCcttacagacgttacaataattgaacagtgatgacgaaaacggttttctcagCCGTGGCTGCTTGTCGTCAGTTacattgaaaattgttatgcgcttattttttttattagattttgtgcatggcatatatttgcggtgcgcagaggacgcgtgagcagtgcgcaattgcacagacgCACAGCATAGAGGGAACGTTGCAAGACACTGTTCTTTTTAGACTTTTTTCTCGGGAGAAAACAACTGCGGCGTCCTATACATTTGTACCGAATAGATTTGTTGCCACCTGCTCGCCTTCGCTCGAAAACACATAACTCACCTGGTCTGTCAGAGAGTAAGGGACAGAGCAGGAGGGATTGCTGTTGCCATCTTAGCGACTTTGTGAGTACCGGTAATTTGCAACCACGAGATACTCTTTCAACAAAGCGACACATCTAGTGGGGACTTTTGGGTACTAAAGCTGGGTACACAAAGACAATTTTCCAGAGACAGCAAACGCCCGATTATCTTTTGTCTTATAATATTGTCGTATGGTCTGAGGTGTGTTAAGATGGAATTTGTCCCAATAATTGGCTTCAAAACGGGTCAGGGTCGACAATGGTAAATATAAACTCGTTCAATATTTACGACCAAAACTCTTCATGTCTGTGGGGAAATCGAGTAATTTGCTGGACGTATAAAAGAGACAATACAAAAGTAGTAACTTTCCTTCCACGCTAGTATCCGATACCATCTTTTTTTAGATCGATACGCCCGTTCCTTTAGATCATATTTAGTCACGGTTGTTTAGtcatttgaatatgaccaatgtatgatcctgtaactcaaatttttacagcttgtccctcataattttgacaaaataatagaatgataaatgacacaataagttactgcatacgtcagcagactaattagaagcctttgtttgtttacttactactaaaagacacgttatctagtatgttcactattttgtttaaaGACAACATTGTTctccgattgcaataagaaacatatgtttcatgtaccctaagattttttgttaaaataaagccaataatgcaattttttgtggtcccctttatttagagaagtatcaaagtatcgaaatgcattttggtaccggtacttgtaccaaaatataggtatcgggacaaccatagTGTGTGGTCTGTTAAATCTGTGCCAGCCTTCAGATGAAACTTTGAGTCCTTCTCCCACCTAAAAGCATCAACAGGTGCTCTGTCTTGTGACATTAAAAAAAGGCAGTttgtatttttgaaatatttgttcTGCTTTTCATGTTTTGGTCTCAATGTTTGCTTATTATTGAAAATTGCAGATCATGTTTCTAAATACTGTACAGAACCGTCTTGTATTGGAGTCAATCCAGAATATTTGTTAATAATAACACATCTGAACATGTTTTTTGTGTCTTTCTAGGTAACGCGTCTATGTGACCTTTCAGTCGAAGGAGATTCTGTAACGTCGGTGGGCTGGTCAGAGAGGGTTAGTTTTTACTTCCAAAACAAGCAATGCTTTAAAGAAAAGGTCTCCAGAGGATATGACGCTTCAGTTCTAATTTTAGGGCAACCTGGTTGCCGTGGGAACTCATAAAGGATACGTGCAGATATGGGATGCGGCTGCAGGGAAGAAGCTGTCTGCTCTTGAGGGACACACGGCTAGAGTGGGTAAGTGGAGAGGCAAAGAAGTTGTAAATGATTGTGGATTCGCCCAGTCTCCAAGTCACTCCATCTTGTACCTTCAGGTGCCTTGGCATGGAACGCAGACCAGCTCTCGTCCGGCAGCCGTGACCGGGTCATTCTGCAGCGGGACATCAGAGCCCCGCCTCTGCAGTCCGAGCGCCGGCTCCAAGGACACCGGCAGGAAGTGTGTGGCCTTAAGTGGAGCACGGATCATCAGCTCTTAGCGTCTGGCGGGAACGATAACAAGGTAGCAGAGAATCTCAAGTGACTTTATTTGTACCCAAAGGTAAATTTGTTTTGCAGTGTAAAATAAAAGAGAGGCCAAAATTTTGGGCACaccttcaatgtgttttctttatttccatgactatttacattgtagattgtcactgaaggcatcaaaactatgaatgaacacatgtggagttatgtacttaacaaaaaaggtgaaataactgaaaacatgttttatattctagtttcttcaaaatagccaccctttgctctgattactgctttgcacactcttggcattctctcgatgagcttcaggcacacctgtgaagtgaaaaccatttcaggtgactacctcttgaagctcattgagcaaaaagatggctattttgaagaaactacaatataaaacatgttttcaattatttcacctttttttgttaagtacataactccatatgtgttcattcatagttgtgatgccttcagtgacaatctacaatgtaaatagtcatgaaaataaagaaaacgcattgaatgagaaggtgtgtccaaacttttggcctgcactgtgtaTTAAAGTAAACAAAGGTATTAACACAAAACAGATCACAACATGACAAAGTACTCAACAGGCGGCCTGGGACCAGGACCaggagaaaaagaaagaaaaagtcaCATGAACAATAAAAACTAAAAGTTACTAGAAGACAGTAGCATAAGACTACCATGAATGAATAGGtagatacaaataaataaataaatgtagtttgtttTAAATAATAACAAAGCTGTTCCTATACCGAGATGTTCTGCAATTTGGGACCCTAAGCTGGAACTCACCACGTTCTAGATGTCGCTTTCTATGCACTCATTTACCTTTTACGCGTACAGTTGCTTGTGTGGAACCACTCCAGCGTCCTCCCGGTGCAGCAGTACACAGAGCACTTGGCTGCGGTGAAGGCCATTGCGTGGTCCCCACACCAGCACGGCCTCCTGGCCTCCGGGGGCGGCACGGCGGACCGCTGCATCCGCTTCTGGAACACTCTGACGGGCCAGCCCCTGCAGTGCACCGACACCGGCTCCCAAGTGTGCAACCTGGCCTGGTCCAAGCACACAAATGAACTGGCGAGTCACAACTCGACCTTTAAAGAAGGTAGAAGAAAGTCTTAACCTGGTTGTTGTTTTTCTCCAGGTCAGCACACACGGTTATTCCCAGAACCAAATCCTGGTGTGGAAGTATCCATCGCTTACTCAGGTGGCCAAACTTACCGGACACTCCTATAGAGTTCTCTACCTGGTCAGTGTGAGGTTACGAGTAGAGCGTCGATTCAATCATAGAGTCGaattatgatgtgtgtgtgtgtgtgtgtgtgtgtgtgtgtgtgtgtgtgtgtgtgtgtgtgtgcgcgcaggcGATGTCCCCTGATGGAGAGGCCATTGTGACGGGAGCAGGAGATGAAACGCTCCGCTTCTGGAACGTCTTTAGCAAGATGAGATCCACAAAGGTAAATCACCTTTTAATGTATTTGTAGACTATTTTAGGCCAAGTCCACATACtcgcatattttttttaaacataaacgaTGTCGCACAAAATTCATTGTGTATTCTCAATGAACAATACTATAGGAAGTAAACAAACGTGTGtgatttagagtagtcagtgtacatctTGAATGGAGTTACTGCGATCATGCTTTGCTTTAGATTGTCACAGTACattctagggttgtctcgataccaaaatgtatttcgatacttttctaaataaaggggaccacaaaaaatggcattattggctttattttaactaaaaaatcttagggtaccggtacattaaacatatgtttcttattgcaattgtgtccttaaataaaatatagaacatacaagacaacttgtcttttagtagtaagtaaacaaacaaaggctcctaattagtctactgACATATGCATTTATCATgctattattttatcaaaattataaaggacaagctgtaaaaacggattattaatctacttgttcatttactgttaatgtctgcttattttctgtttcaacatgttctatctacacttctgttaaaatgtaataatcacttattcttctgttgtttggatactttacattagtattAGATGATACCgcaaatttaggtattgatccgataccaagtagttacagggtcatacattggtcataatttaagttctcaggtgtccagggacatatttactgagtttataaacatgatatgaatttaaaaaaatatatatat is part of the Nerophis lumbriciformis linkage group LG19, RoL_Nlum_v2.1, whole genome shotgun sequence genome and encodes:
- the fzr1a gene encoding fizzy/cell division cycle 20 related 1a, with product MDQDYESRLLRQINIHNANASPVKAYGGLRALSPAGSPLSSPSKHGDRFIPSRAGANWSVNFHRINEIEKSHNQNRKTKDGTADSNKADGLAYSALLKNELLGAGIDKVQDPQSEDRRLQPSTPIRRSLFNYSLSTKRSLEEDGNAVSPYSLSPVSSNSQKLLRSPRKPMRKISKIPFKVLDAPELQDDFYLNLVDWSSLNVLSVGLGTCVYLWSACTSQVTRLCDLSVEGDSVTSVGWSERGNLVAVGTHKGYVQIWDAAAGKKLSALEGHTARVGALAWNADQLSSGSRDRVILQRDIRAPPLQSERRLQGHRQEVCGLKWSTDHQLLASGGNDNKLLVWNHSSVLPVQQYTEHLAAVKAIAWSPHQHGLLASGGGTADRCIRFWNTLTGQPLQCTDTGSQVCNLAWSKHTNELVSTHGYSQNQILVWKYPSLTQVAKLTGHSYRVLYLAMSPDGEAIVTGAGDETLRFWNVFSKMRSTKESVSVLNLFTRIR